In the genome of Nicoliella spurrieriana, the window GAAGGGAATCCAATACTCACCAACTGGAGCTGGATTTAACTTCCGGGAAACCTATATTAAATAATTGAAGTAGTGATGTCAGCAAAAAAATTGCTAACATCACTATTTTATTTGGGAGTGCATGAATACCTTGTTTACAACCTTTTACGCTGATTTTACGGGATGTTAAATGATGCTACATTAAAATAAAATGTGAATAAGTATTGATTTTAGTTAAAAATTAATTTATGATTAAAAGCAATCAAAACATTCAATTCACCGTTGTGGACTACCATGATGGTGTAAGGGGGATTCTGTATGAAGTTAAAGACGTTAGCAAAGGTCGGTAGTGTTACATTAGTTACCGCCCTCGGACTAGCTGCCTGTGGAAGCAGTAACAGCAGCAGCGAATCCGGAAGTACTAAGACATTAACCTGGCAGGAGTCAGCAAACTTGCCAACACTTGATCCATCAAAGGCTACGGATAACGTAAGTATGCGTACCCTTAACAACAGTAATGAAGGACTTTTGATGGTCGGTAACGACAACAAGGTTCAACCAGGGGTTGCTAAGAGCTATTCCGTTTCTAAGGATGGGAAGACTTACACCTTTAATTTACGGAAGTCAAAATGGAGCGATGGCTCAGAATTGACTGCCAAGGACTTCGTCTATGGAATCCAAAGAACCGCTAATCCAAAGACGGCTTCACAATATTCATACTTATTAGATCACGTTAAGAATTATGAAGCAGTTTCTAAGAAACAAATGCCAGTTTCTTCACTGGGTGTCAAGGCGGAGGGTAATTATAAATTGGTAATTACACTTTCCAAGCCACAAAGCTACTTTAAGTACATCGTTGCAATGTCACCTCTATACCCACAATCAGAAAAGGCCGTTAAGAAGTATGGTTCTGCTTACGGGACTAAGAGTGCCGATCAAGTTTATAACGGACCTTACAAGGTGACTGGTTGGACCGGTACTAATGATTCATGGACTTTAACTCGTAATAAGGATTACTACAACAATAGTAAGACGAAGTTGGATAAGGTTAAGTTTACTGTTTCTAAGGATGCAGGAACTACTTTGAACCAATATCAAGCTGGTAAGTTTGATGTTGCAACCCTTTCTGGGAAACAACAAGTAAATAACTTTAAGAATTCCCCACAACTACACGATTTGAAGCAATCATCGATGTGGTATCTAGAAATGAACCAAAAGAGTAACCCAGTGTTGAAGAATGAAAACATCAGAAAAGCAATTTCACTGGCAATTGATCGGAAGGCACTTACTAAGGATGTCTTAGGAGACGGTTCTACTCCTGCTAAGGGATTAGTTCCAACTGGGTTAGCTTCTCATGATGGTAAGGACTTCGCAGATGCAGCTGAAGATAGTAATGAAACTACAAATGATGTATCTTACAACTTGGCTGAAGCTAAGAAGTACTGGGCAAAGGGATTGAAAGAAGTTGGCAAGAAGAGCGTTAGTTTAGGCTTGCTGGCTGATGATACTCCTACTGCCACTAAGAATACCGAAGCAATCCAAAGTGACCTTACTAAGTTACCTGGTTTGAAGATTACGAACCAAAACTTACCATTTAAGACTCGTTTAACTAACTCTCAAAACGGTAAGTTTGACTTAGTACTAAGTGGTTGGAATGGTGATTATCCAGACCCAATTACATTCTTAGATCTATTTACTTCAGACAATGCTTACAACAATGGTCATTGGAAGAATGCTGAATACGACAAGTACGTTAGTGATGCAGAAGGCAAGGATGCTAACAATGCTGGTAAGCGTTGGGATGATCTTGTAAATGCTGAAAAGGTCTTGATGGATAATGCCGGAATCGTTCCACTTTATCAACCAGTATTATCACAGGTTCGGAAAGATAACGTTAAGGGCCTTGAATACTCAACTACTGGTCCTGGATTTAACTTCCGTGACACTTACATCAAATAAAAGTTATAATTAATATTAGCCAAAAGTAATATCATTATAATATTGATATTACTTTTGCTATTTTAAAGCTCAATTATCAGATTGCGAGGGGATTTTAATGGTAAAGTACCTTAGTAAGCGTGTGTTCTACCTGGTGTTAACTCTGTTCATCGTGACGACGGTAACGTTCTTCATGATGAAGTTAATGCCCGGAACACCGCTAACTAACCAAGAAAAGTTATCACCATCTGAAATTCATACGATTTACCAACAATATGGTTTGGATAAGCCAGTGTGGGTACAATACTTGAATTACCTGGGTGGTGCGATTACTGGTAACTTTGGAACATCATTCCAGTTCAGTGATCAACCAGTGTCATATTTAATCTTTAGCCGGATCGGCGCTTCATTACAATTAGGGATTCAAGCCATGGTCATCGGGGTGTTAGCCGGAATCGTGGTGGGTTCCATTGGAGCTATCAAACGGAATACCTGGGTTGATACTACGACTACGATTATTTCAATTCTCGGGGTGTCAGTGCCATCATTCGTGTTAGCCGTGCTGTTACAAAACTGGTTCGGACTCCAACTCCGTTGGTTCCCAATCGCTGAATGGGGTGGCCCTAGTTATACGGTCCTCCCAACCCTAGCGTTGGCTGCGTTACCATTCGCTGAAACGGCCCGGTTCATGCGGACCGAAATGATCGATGTTTTGAGTTCTGACTACATCGAATTAGCAAAGGCCAAGGGGCTCGGGCAAACTGGAATTATCTATCACCATGCACTGCGGAATAGTTTGATTCCAATTATTACCATCATTGGACCATTGGCGGTTAACATCATGACCGGTTCAATGGTTGTTGAAAACATCTTCTCAATCCCAGGAATTGGGGAACAATTCGTTAAGTCGATCTTGACGAATGACTATCCTACCATCATGGGGCTGACGATTATGTATAGTTTCATGCTCTGTGTGGTCCTATTGATTACCGATATTGTTTACGGAATCATTGATCCAAGAATTAGAATTACAGGAAAGAAGGGATAATCGATGGCAGAAAAAGAAAATCATCAATTACCAGCCGATGCGTTTGACCGCTTACCTGATGGTGCGCATCTGGATAGTGAAAAAATCGCTGCGCCATCATTGACCTTCCTGCAGGACTCTTGGCGCCGCTTAAAACAAAATAAGGCGGCCATGATATCATTGGTCATCTTAGTGATTCTATTTATCTTAGCGTTTGGTTCATTAATTTGGTCCCCCGCAAATCCGAATGCGACGAACCCGGGCCACGCGAACCTCCCACCACGGATTCCATTCCTTGAATTTATCCCCGGATTTGACGGGACGTTAGTTCAAAGCGGAAGCCGGGTAAATGCTTATGCCCAAGCCCACGTTGCCAATGGCGTCAACTACTGGCTGGGAAC includes:
- a CDS encoding peptide ABC transporter substrate-binding protein, whose translation is MKLKTLAKVGSVTLVTALGLAACGSSNSSSESGSTKTLTWQESANLPTLDPSKATDNVSMRTLNNSNEGLLMVGNDNKVQPGVAKSYSVSKDGKTYTFNLRKSKWSDGSELTAKDFVYGIQRTANPKTASQYSYLLDHVKNYEAVSKKQMPVSSLGVKAEGNYKLVITLSKPQSYFKYIVAMSPLYPQSEKAVKKYGSAYGTKSADQVYNGPYKVTGWTGTNDSWTLTRNKDYYNNSKTKLDKVKFTVSKDAGTTLNQYQAGKFDVATLSGKQQVNNFKNSPQLHDLKQSSMWYLEMNQKSNPVLKNENIRKAISLAIDRKALTKDVLGDGSTPAKGLVPTGLASHDGKDFADAAEDSNETTNDVSYNLAEAKKYWAKGLKEVGKKSVSLGLLADDTPTATKNTEAIQSDLTKLPGLKITNQNLPFKTRLTNSQNGKFDLVLSGWNGDYPDPITFLDLFTSDNAYNNGHWKNAEYDKYVSDAEGKDANNAGKRWDDLVNAEKVLMDNAGIVPLYQPVLSQVRKDNVKGLEYSTTGPGFNFRDTYIK
- the opp3b gene encoding oligopeptide ABC transporter permease, producing the protein MVKYLSKRVFYLVLTLFIVTTVTFFMMKLMPGTPLTNQEKLSPSEIHTIYQQYGLDKPVWVQYLNYLGGAITGNFGTSFQFSDQPVSYLIFSRIGASLQLGIQAMVIGVLAGIVVGSIGAIKRNTWVDTTTTIISILGVSVPSFVLAVLLQNWFGLQLRWFPIAEWGGPSYTVLPTLALAALPFAETARFMRTEMIDVLSSDYIELAKAKGLGQTGIIYHHALRNSLIPIITIIGPLAVNIMTGSMVVENIFSIPGIGEQFVKSILTNDYPTIMGLTIMYSFMLCVVLLITDIVYGIIDPRIRITGKKG